TTGGACCCTATGCAGATGAGTTCTCGGAAAATCAGCATAAGTATGGCCCATTTAAAGAAATCATAGCTGCGCAGAAACCATGAGAAATTTTTTCTTGGGATTGCTAGTGGTACTGCCATTTCTATCCTTTTCCCAACAAGAGAAGAAGCAGGTGACATTCACTCCGGATATGCATTTGCGCGTGTATTGGATGAGTACGAGCTATCCAGGTGAGTATAAGGATGACTATGCTTTGGGCACTAGTTTTTTGCTTGGCGGGAAAGTCAGTTTCAAGGAGCAATGGCAGGTTCGTGCAGGATTTAGAACCTATGCCAATTTGTCGAGCTCAGATCTTTCAGCATTGGATCCTGTGAGCAACGGGAGCAATCGGTACGAGGTGGGGCTGTTTGATTTGCTGGACAAGGAAGATAGGTTTTTTGGGAAGCTGGAATCCATATCATTGAGCTATACCGCAGATAACTGGGGATTTTCTTTGGGAAGGATGGGCGTACATTCAGACTGGGTAAATAGTCAGGACGGCAGACTTTCACCCACAGGCATTGAAGGTGGGAATATTTGGTACGAAACAAAGAGTGATTGGAGACTTTCAGCCTGGGGAATCGGCAAAATGAGCGTGCGCGGGACGAGCGAATGGCTTTCAGTGGGAGAAAGCATAGGAGTGTTTCCCGGAGCACGTGACGTAAACGGACAGCCTTCTCAATACCCTGGAAACACAGCGAGTGATTGGATTGGTATTTTGGAAGTATCCAAAAAATGGGGGGAGGTGAAGCTGAATATGTCCAATACCTTAGTACAGAATATTTCCAATACCCTCTGGCTCCAAACTGAGAAAAGCTGGAAAAACAGTGAGGCTACAACCATTTGGCTATGGGGAATTCAGGCCGGTTTTCAGTCAGGACTTGGGGAAGGAGGTAACCCGGATTTTAACCTCCAATACAAGAATCCAAAGGATAGGAACTGGGTTTTTTCCACTAGGGTCGGTTATGAAGTTCCCCATTGGAATTTTCATCTGAACTACACTAAAGTAGGTGGGCAGGGTAGGTGGTTGAGTCCCAGGGAGTGGGGCAAGGACGCTTGGTACACCTTTATACCTAGGGAGAGAAATGAAGGGAACTCATCCGTGGATGCACTTACTGCATTTGCAGCGTATTCCCTGCTACAAGACCGGCTAAAATTCTTCGCACATCTGGGGATTCATTGGTTGCCGGCCCTGGATTCGCCAGAGGCAAACAAATACAATATGCCCTCCTACAGGCAGCTGAATCTCGGGGTAAAATATCAGCCGGCAATGATAAACAAACTGGATTTTCAGCTGCTGGTGATGAACAAAGAGGCTTTGGGTGATAAAGTTTTAAATCCCCGGCAGATATACAATAAAGTACAGCTTATTCATGTGAATTTGATTGCAAACTGGCGATGGAATTGAGCTAAATGTTTTCAATTTTCCATCGAATTGTTATCTTTAATTCAAGGTGGAATAACAAGGATTAGGATATACCGATTCTTCTCCTCACCTTTGTACGCATAAAGGCGCTGAGCATTCATCCTTTTTACTTGAAATAAAGTATGCGTTGATTATCAACCTGCTTAAGTAGCAAATTCAAGAGTTTCCCCTGCATAGGTTTTAATTCTTCATCTTTCTACTTTTTTGATTCATAACATGGCTTCTAGTCATTTTTTGGATTAAAACTTGCAGATCTAATTCCACGGGAAAATAAAGTTTATCATTTAATCACAGTTGTATTAAGACAGTAAGATTCTCTGAATCAGATTTATCTGAATTCTCACAAACACTAAAGAAAAGAGTTTACGGACACTTCAAATCCAATGACCTTTCTAAGTATGGCAATAGCGAAATGTACTTGAAAACATTTGTGCTAGTGTCGTTGTATCTAGTGCCTATCGCTTTGGTAATCACCGGCGTGGCGACCACTACCTTTCAACTATTCGCTTGCTATATCACAGCGGGAATAGGGATGGCTGGTGTAGGTATGGGCGTAATGCATGATGCCAATCATGGCTCCTATTCCAAAAAGAAATCAATCAACACCCTGGTGGGCTCTACCTTAGAGATGGTAGGAGCAAGTTCCATGGTTTGGAAGATTCAGCACAATGTGCTCCATCATAGCTATACCAATATAGATGAGCACGATGACGATATCAATGCACCGTTTTTTTTAAGATTTTCTCCCAATGGAGAGTTAAATGGGTTGCATAAATATCAGCATTTATATGCTTGGTTTTTTTATTCACTATCTACCTTATCCTGGGTTACGGCCAAAGATTTTATCCGTCTGACCCGCTACCATAAAAAAGGATTGGTGAAGGGTAAAAACGCCTATAGAAATACCATACTTAAATTAATTGCATTCAAGTTGATCTACTTCTTTATCGTTTTAGGTCTTCCTATCATCTTCACTAGCTTCTCAGTGGGGTTAATTCTACTGGCCTTTGTAGCCATGCATTTTGTGACCGGATTTACCATTACCATGGTTTTTCAGATCGCACATATTGTAGAGGTGGTGGATTTTCCGGTAGCTGATCATGAGGGCATTGTAGAAGGAGAAAGAATGCTTCACCAACTTGCGACTACTTGTAATTTTTCGCCCAACTCACGTGCCCTCGGGTGGTTTGTCGGAGGATTGAATTACCAGGTAGAGCATCATCTATTCCCGGATATTTGCCATGTGCATTACCGGAAAATAGCTCCTATTGTAAAAGCAACTGCACAGGAATTCAACGTGCCTTATTATTCGAAACCGAATTTTATTCTTGCTGTATTAGACCATTTCAAAATGCTCTATGTACTGGGAAATAGCCCAAAATTGGAGCCTGTAAAAGTCTAAAAAAGCAATGAATACAAATTCAAATAGAAATTCCAGACCCAGTAGAAACGGGCGTCCTTCTGCTCATCAGAGCAAAGGAAGACCGGCTCAGGGTCAAAGAAGCCCAAAGAAAAAAATGGTGTCCAAATTGGATCCTAATCTTTTGGTGAAGAAAGCACAGCCTAGTGGAAGTGCAGGTTTTAAATCCGAAACTCATTTTGATAGTTTGGATCTGAGTAGCAAACTTCTTCAAAACCTGGTGTCCAAAGGGTATCAAACCATGACCTATATTCAGGAACAGTCTGTACCTGCATTATTGGAAGGAAGAGATTTAATGGGGATTTCAAATACGGGTTCCGGTAAAACCGGTGCTTTTTTGATTCCTATCATAGAGCAGGCTCAGCTAGACCCTAGAAATTTCACTGCGCTGATCGTGACCCCGACCCGTGAACTGGCTTTACAGATCGAGGAGGAGTTTGTGAGTTTGTCCAGAGGAATGAATCTGTATTCTGCCACCTTCATAGGAGGCACTAACATCAATACAGATATCAAGACGCTGGGAAGAAAGCTTCAGATTATAGTAGGGACTCCGGGGAGACTACTGGACCTGTACCATAGAAAATTCCTTAAGCTGAACCAGGTAAACACCCTAGTGCTGGATGAGTTTGATCGAATGCTTGATATGGGATTTGTAAACGACGTGAAAAAGTTAGTAGCTCCCATGTCTAAAAGGAACCAAACTATGCTCTTTTCTGCTACACTAGAACCTAGTCAGAAGAGCTTGATCAGTAGCCTTTTGAACAATCCGGTGGAAGTAAAGGTGAATTCTGGAGGGACCACCAGTGAAAATGTAGACCAGGAGGTCATTCGTGTACCGGATGGTCAGGACAAATTCGAAGTACTGGAAAACTTGTTCAGAAAAGATGATTTGGATAAGGTGATCATTTTTACTGAAACCAAGAGAATCGCCGATAAACTAAGTAAAAAACTGAATCACTCAGGGATAAAATCCGGATTGATTCATGGAAATAAATCCCAAAACTTCCGGAACAGAACCATAGATGAGTTCAAAACTGGAATGACTAGAGTACTGGTAGCTACAGATGTGGCAGCCAGAGGTATAGACGTAGCTGATGTGACCCATGTGATCAACTACCAGCTCCCCATGTCTATGGATAGTTACATCCACAGAATAGGCCGGACAGGTCGTGCCGGAAAAACCGGTAAGGCCATAACATTTGTCAATTAAAATCGCCGCAATGTCAAAAAACCAAAACACATTTATCAAAAAACAAAAAGCAGAACTTAAAAAAAGAAAGAAAAGAGAAAAACAAGAGAAAATGGCTGCCCGAAAGGACCAGCCAAAGAGCGGTGATCTGGAAGATATGATCGCCTATGTAGATGAGTTTGGAAACATCTCTGATACACCGCCGGAGCCGGAGCCTCCGAAGAAAGAAAATGCCCCTAGACCGCATAATCCGTCTAGACCGCAAAGTGCACAACATCAAAAATTTAATAGAAACACCAAATTTAAAAAAGAGTAATCATGAATGAAGGAACAGTAAAATTCTTTAATACAACTAAAGGTTTTGGCTTTATTACGCCATCAGACAACAGTGAAGACGTATTTGTACACCACTCTGGTCTAGTACACGAAATCCGTGAAAACGATGCAGTAACTTATGACGTAGTTCAAGGTAAGAAAGGCGTTAATGCAGTTAATGTAAAAGTTGTTCAGTAATTCCGGTTGGGTCTGACCCATCAGAAATACTAGTGTAATGCCTGCAGATCTCGGATTTGCAGGCATTTTTTTGTTTGCATGAAAGGCCCCTATAGTACCTGGTTGCTCAGTTCCTTGCCTGCGGCCAGCTCATCCAGGTTTTGTAAGGTAGTTTCAGCGATATGGGACAGTGCCTCCTGCGTGAGAAATGCCTGATGGCCGGTGATCAGTACATTGGGAAATCCCATCAGTCTGGCTATTTGCTCATTTTGAAGGATTTCTTCTGATCTATTTTGGAAAAAGAGATCTTCTTCTTGCTCATACACATCTATTCCTAAATTCCCGATTTTTTTGTTTTTCAGTGCATTTATTACTGCTTCCGTATCGATTAGAGCACCCCTACTTGTATTGATCAGGGTGGCATGATCTTTCATCATCCGGATAGTATTGTCATTGATGAGGTGAAAGGTGTCTTCCGTGAGTGGGCAATGCAGGGAAACAATTTCACTTTGCTCCAGCAGATCTTTTATGGAGAGGTATTGGACCCCCAGTTCTTTTAACTCCTCGTTTACGTAGAGGTCATAGGCGAGTACTTTGCAGCCCATGCCCAGCATGATTTTACAGAATGCTTTGCCAATTGCTCCTGTTCCTATCACACCGGCCGTTTTACCATGTATGTTGAAACCGGTCAGACCTTCGAGTGAAAAATTATTGTCTCGGACCCGGTTGAATGCCTTATGGGTTTTGCGGCTCAGTGTAAGTAAAAGTGCCAAAGCATGCTCCGCTACAGCCTCTGGACTATATGCTGGTACTCTGCAGATTTTTATTTCAAGCTCTGCTGCTTTTTTCAGATCCACCTGATTGTATCCTGCACAGCGCAAAACGATTTGTTGAATCCCCATTTTGCTTAATTTTTGCAATACCTTTTCATCGATATAGTCATTGACAAAAGTGCAGATGGCATCGTATCCTTCGGCTAGTGCTATAGTGTGGAGATCAAGCTTAGGCTCAAAAAAGGTGAACTCATGTTCAAACTTGGGTAGAAGGCTTTTGAAACTTACTTCATCGTAGGATTTGGAAGAAAAACAGGCTACTCGCATACAATCAAATTTGGTTTTGAAAACAATGGCTTACCGAAAAATACAAAGGAAAACGATGAAAGTGGTGAGAGAGCTATAAAATCAGAGTAATTTGGAAGTCGCTTATGGAAAAGTTATGCTAATTATGTACAGAAGGTTTGCGCATTGCTAAGATTTGTCCTTAGATTCGAAAAAAATCGAAAACCTATGAAAAAACTCATCTACTTTCTCCCATTGCTTTTAGCACTTTCATGTGCGCAAAAGGAAGAAAAAATCATTGAAAAAGAAATCACAGAAGAAATACGAGAAGAACCTATGACTAGTAAACCGGACTCAGTTTTGAAGCATAATGTGTTTTTTAGCTTCAAGGAAAGCTCCTCTCAGGAGGATATTCAAGCGATCATCGACGCATTCAGAAACCTTCAGAATGAAATCGATGGAATAGAACATTTTGAATGGGGCATCAACTCCAGTCCAGAAGGACTAAACCAAGGATTGACCCATGCTTTTGTGCTAACTTTCCACTCGGATGAAGCGAGAGATGCTTATTTGCCACATCCTGCGCACCAGGCTTTTGGTGAGCTACTAGGTCCACACTTGGACAAGGTAACTGTAGTCGATTTCTGGACCAGGCCTTAATCATTGATCAAAGGGCAAAGCCGCACCTTCGGTTTTGCCCGGATCTTTGACCGTCAGCACATCAGTCACTACAAAATTGCTGGTACCTCTCCAGGGGAGCATACCATTGAACTCCTCATACCTCAGCTCGACAAACTTTCCGGAAGCTCTTTCCAGTTTTTCAGCAACCTCAGCGTCCACTACAGAAAATCTGAATTCATTGCTCTGAAGCCCGCCGGCTGTAGGACTTTGAAATCCTTCCTGTACTACGCGTCCTTCATAGGTCTTGAAGATTACTCCCTTTTTTACGAAATAATTTAGACTTCCGGCTTTTACTCCTTCACCAAAGACAAAGTAGAATTTGTACCAAAAGATTCCTGCCAAAACTCCAACCAAAATGATCCCGGCAATCCAAGCAAACTTTTTCATGCGTTCTTAAATTTGAATAAAGATAGAAATCGGGATGAATTTTAATGGAAAAATCTGTCAAAAATCGCGTAATGTTTTTTCAAAGAAAAAGAGGCAACTCGTAGCTGAATTGCCTCTTAAAAGGTAGTTAATCTACTAGCCACAGGTATTCTCCATAGCCTGCTGCTTCCATTTCTTCTTTGGGGATGAACTTCATCGCGGCTGAGTTCATACAATATCGCAGTTGGGTAGGCTCAGGACCATCATAGAATACATGGCCTACATGGCTGTCTCCGAACTTGCTTCTGACTTCTACACGAGTCATTCCTGCTGATTTGTCCACAGGCTTTTCCAAGGCGCGTGCGTCTATGGGTTTGGTAAAACTGGGCCAGCCGGATCCTGATTCGTATTTGTCTTTGGAACTGAACAGCGGCGCTCCAGAAACTATATCCACATATATGCCATCCTCCTTGTTTCCATTGTACTCATTTTGGAAGGAAAGCTCAGTGGCGTCTTCCTGAGTGACCTCGTACTGTAGTTTGGTCAGTTTGTTTTTTAGCTCGGACTTGGGAGGTGCAGGGTACTTTTCCTCGCTCAATTCTGGCCAGTGTTCCTGGATGAATTTATCCCTTCCAGACCCATTTCTATACGCATAATAGTCCGTGGGATTTTTCTTGTAATAATCTTGATGATAGTCCTCTGCTGGGTAAAAATTACTGTATTTTAGGATAGGAGTAGCTATAGGTTTATCGAATTTACCGGACTTGTCCAGTCGCTTTTTAGACTCTTCGGCTACTTTTTTCTGCTCGTTGTCATGATACCATATAGCCGATTCGTATTGTGATCCTCTGTCGTAAAATGAGCCTCCCACATCTGTAGGATCATAGGTTTGCCAGAAGATATCTACCAGCTCTGAGTAGCTGATAACTTCGGGATCAAAGGTGATTTGAACCGCCTCACGATGTGAAGTTTTGCCACTGGATACCTCCCCGTAGGTTGGGTTTTTCTCCTTGCCACCTGCATAGCCGGATATCACCGCGATTACACCATCAAGCCCCTCGAAGGGAGCTTCCACGCACCAAAAGCAGCCTCCTGCGAAGGTTGCCAATTCTTTTGGTCCTTTGTAATCCGCAATCGCCTTAGATTCTGTAGATTGTTCTTCATTTTTTACTGAGGTATTTCCGCAGGCAAACACTAGTCCAAGCAAAGAAACTAGGATAGGGTAGAAGAGTTTATTTGGGTGAAGCATATTTTTGGTTTCGTTTTTGTTTTAAGTTGTGATAAAGCTTTCTATAATTTGAGTTCTGATCTCAAGCTGATTGGGTAATAGAATTATACCGGAAATTACGAAAGTACTTAATCTTCGGTTTACATTGCTAAAACTGCCCGATGCTTTGGAAGGATCCCCAATCTGCTGACTCGTATGAAAAACCTCCTAATCATTCTTTTTGTTTTCGGACTTACTATACAAGCATTTGCCCAGCATAAAGGTTCGGGCTTTGGGTTGAAGGCAGGTGCGAATTACAACACTTCGGGCAAATACTTTCAAGACGCAGGTGCGATCTGGGAGGAGCCAGGGGGATCAGTGGGGTATCAATTTGGGGCTTTCTACAAATTCGCCTCTTATGATATTTTTTTGAGGCCAGAGCTGCTTTATACGCATAATAAGTTCGAAACAGGAATGGGGGAAGTAAGCTATGATAGGCTAGATGCTCCTGTGATGGTGGGGCTGCATATGTTTAAAATTTTTAGCCTAGTAGGAGGGCCTTCATTTCATTACGCTTTGAAGGAGCGTTTTCCGGAGGCTTTGGGAGTAGATTCCGGGAGTAAGGTTGACTTTGGTTATCAGTTTGGTCTTGGGATTAATATAGGTCCTGCAGGCTTGGATTTACGCTATGAGCGGGTTCTGAATGACCAGAAGATTACACTTGATGAGGTTTTAAAGCGAAAAGACAGCTTCAAATCCGAACAAGTGATTTTGGCGCTGTCTTTCCAGTTTTGAAGCAGGTGTGATAATTGATTATCTCAGGAATGGAGTGAAGGATTTTTTCCAGATTTCATATCCTTTTTCATTCATATGCAGTTCATCTTCGATGAAAATATCCTCCATAGGCTTGCCGGATGCATCTAGCATGACATCCCAGATATTGACAAAATTTACCTGATCATGAGTGGTGGCATATTGGCGCATCAGGTCATTCA
This genomic window from Algoriphagus sp. TR-M9 contains:
- a CDS encoding fatty acid desaturase family protein, encoding MSLYLVPIALVITGVATTTFQLFACYITAGIGMAGVGMGVMHDANHGSYSKKKSINTLVGSTLEMVGASSMVWKIQHNVLHHSYTNIDEHDDDINAPFFLRFSPNGELNGLHKYQHLYAWFFYSLSTLSWVTAKDFIRLTRYHKKGLVKGKNAYRNTILKLIAFKLIYFFIVLGLPIIFTSFSVGLILLAFVAMHFVTGFTITMVFQIAHIVEVVDFPVADHEGIVEGERMLHQLATTCNFSPNSRALGWFVGGLNYQVEHHLFPDICHVHYRKIAPIVKATAQEFNVPYYSKPNFILAVLDHFKMLYVLGNSPKLEPVKV
- a CDS encoding DEAD/DEAH box helicase, which translates into the protein MNTNSNRNSRPSRNGRPSAHQSKGRPAQGQRSPKKKMVSKLDPNLLVKKAQPSGSAGFKSETHFDSLDLSSKLLQNLVSKGYQTMTYIQEQSVPALLEGRDLMGISNTGSGKTGAFLIPIIEQAQLDPRNFTALIVTPTRELALQIEEEFVSLSRGMNLYSATFIGGTNINTDIKTLGRKLQIIVGTPGRLLDLYHRKFLKLNQVNTLVLDEFDRMLDMGFVNDVKKLVAPMSKRNQTMLFSATLEPSQKSLISSLLNNPVEVKVNSGGTTSENVDQEVIRVPDGQDKFEVLENLFRKDDLDKVIIFTETKRIADKLSKKLNHSGIKSGLIHGNKSQNFRNRTIDEFKTGMTRVLVATDVAARGIDVADVTHVINYQLPMSMDSYIHRIGRTGRAGKTGKAITFVN
- a CDS encoding cold-shock protein, with amino-acid sequence MSKNQNTFIKKQKAELKKRKKREKQEKMAARKDQPKSGDLEDMIAYVDEFGNISDTPPEPEPPKKENAPRPHNPSRPQSAQHQKFNRNTKFKKE
- a CDS encoding cold-shock protein, with the protein product MNEGTVKFFNTTKGFGFITPSDNSEDVFVHHSGLVHEIRENDAVTYDVVQGKKGVNAVNVKVVQ
- a CDS encoding 2-hydroxyacid dehydrogenase, whose amino-acid sequence is MRVACFSSKSYDEVSFKSLLPKFEHEFTFFEPKLDLHTIALAEGYDAICTFVNDYIDEKVLQKLSKMGIQQIVLRCAGYNQVDLKKAAELEIKICRVPAYSPEAVAEHALALLLTLSRKTHKAFNRVRDNNFSLEGLTGFNIHGKTAGVIGTGAIGKAFCKIMLGMGCKVLAYDLYVNEELKELGVQYLSIKDLLEQSEIVSLHCPLTEDTFHLINDNTIRMMKDHATLINTSRGALIDTEAVINALKNKKIGNLGIDVYEQEEDLFFQNRSEEILQNEQIARLMGFPNVLITGHQAFLTQEALSHIAETTLQNLDELAAGKELSNQVL
- a CDS encoding Dabb family protein; the protein is MKKLIYFLPLLLALSCAQKEEKIIEKEITEEIREEPMTSKPDSVLKHNVFFSFKESSSQEDIQAIIDAFRNLQNEIDGIEHFEWGINSSPEGLNQGLTHAFVLTFHSDEARDAYLPHPAHQAFGELLGPHLDKVTVVDFWTRP
- the msrA gene encoding peptide-methionine (S)-S-oxide reductase MsrA, whose protein sequence is MLHPNKLFYPILVSLLGLVFACGNTSVKNEEQSTESKAIADYKGPKELATFAGGCFWCVEAPFEGLDGVIAVISGYAGGKEKNPTYGEVSSGKTSHREAVQITFDPEVISYSELVDIFWQTYDPTDVGGSFYDRGSQYESAIWYHDNEQKKVAEESKKRLDKSGKFDKPIATPILKYSNFYPAEDYHQDYYKKNPTDYYAYRNGSGRDKFIQEHWPELSEEKYPAPPKSELKNKLTKLQYEVTQEDATELSFQNEYNGNKEDGIYVDIVSGAPLFSSKDKYESGSGWPSFTKPIDARALEKPVDKSAGMTRVEVRSKFGDSHVGHVFYDGPEPTQLRYCMNSAAMKFIPKEEMEAAGYGEYLWLVD
- a CDS encoding PorT family protein, which gives rise to MKNLLIILFVFGLTIQAFAQHKGSGFGLKAGANYNTSGKYFQDAGAIWEEPGGSVGYQFGAFYKFASYDIFLRPELLYTHNKFETGMGEVSYDRLDAPVMVGLHMFKIFSLVGGPSFHYALKERFPEALGVDSGSKVDFGYQFGLGINIGPAGLDLRYERVLNDQKITLDEVLKRKDSFKSEQVILALSFQF